In Clupea harengus chromosome 1, Ch_v2.0.2, whole genome shotgun sequence, one DNA window encodes the following:
- the LOC105905287 gene encoding dexamethasone-induced Ras-related protein 1-like, whose translation MIKKMTPAEIEFDIPAKNCYRMVIMGSTKVGKTAIISRFLNERFDDQYTPTIEDFHRKFYSIRGDVYQLDILDTSGNHPFPAMRRLSILTGDVFILVFSLDNRDSFQEVQRLKKQILETKSCLKNKTKENTAVPLVICGNKCDRELYREVKDEEIEQLVGGDENCAYFEISAKRNANVDQMFSKLFTMAKLPSEMSPDRHRKVSVQYCDVLHRKSFRNKKLKNGDAYGIVAPFARRPSVQSDLMYIREKAVGGAQSKDRCAIC comes from the exons ATGATTAAGAAAATGACACCCGCGGAGATCGAGTTCGACATCCCTGCCAAAAACTGCTACAGGATGGTGATTATGGGATCTACCAAAGTTGGGAAGACAGCTATCATTTCTCGGTTTCTCAATGAGCGCTTTGACGACCAGTATACACCAACCATTGAGGACTTCCATAGGAAGTTTTACAGTATCCGCGGGGATGTGTACCAGTTGGACATTTTGGACACGTCAGGGAACCACCCGTTCCCTGCAATGAGAAGACTATCTATTCTGACAG GTGATGTATTCATCCTAGTCTTTAGCCTGGACAACCGAGATTCCTTCCAAGAGGTGCAGCGTCTCAAAAAGCAGATACTGGAAACCAAATCTTGTTTGAAAAACAAGACGAAAGAGAACACTGCCGTACCTCTGGTCATCTGTGGAAACAAGTGCGACCGAGAGTTATACCGGGAGGTCAAGGATGAGGAGATAGAGCAACTGGTTGGTGGAGATGAGAACTGCGCCTACTTTGAGATCTCAGCCAAACGGAACGCAAATGTGGACCAGATGTTCAGCAAACTTTTCACCATGGCCAAGCTTCCCAGTGAAATGAGCCCGGACCGCCACCGGAAAGTCTCCGTGCAGTACTGTGACGTGCTGCACAGAAAGTCGTTCAGAAACAAGAAATTAAAAAACGGTGACGCATATGGCATTGTGGCCCCGTTCGCACGTCGGCCAAGCGTACAAAGTGACTTGATGTACATCAGAGAGAAAGCCGTCGGCGGGGCACAGAGCAAAGACAGGTGTGCTATCTGTTGA
- the LOC105905288 gene encoding dexamethasone-induced Ras-related protein 1-like, with product MIKKMTPAEIEFDIPAKNCYRMVIMGSTKVGKTAIISRFLNERFDDQYTPTIEDFHRKFYSIRGDVYQLDILDTSGNHPFPAMRRLSILTGDVFILVFSLDNRDSFQEVQRLKKQILETKSCLKNKTKENTAVPLVICGNKCDRELYREVKDEEIEQLVGGDENCAYFEISAKRNANVDQMFSKLFTMAKLPSEMSPDRHRKVSVQYCDVLHRKSFRNKKLKNGDAYGIVAPFARRPSVQSDLMYIREKAVGGAQSKDRCAIC from the exons ATGATTAAGAAAATGACACCCGCGGAGATCGAGTTCGACATCCCTGCCAAAAACTGCTACAGGATGGTGATTATGGGATCTACCAAAGTTGGGAAGACGGCTATCATTTCTCGGTTTCTCAATGAGCGCTTTGACGACCAGTATACACCAACCATTGAGGACTTCCATAGGAAGTTTTACAGTATCCGCGGGGATGTGTACCAGTTGGACATTTTGGACACGTCAGGGAACCACCCGTTCCCTGCAATGAGAAGACTATCTATTCTGACAG GTGATGTATTCATCCTAGTCTTTAGCCTGGACAACCGAGATTCCTTCCAAGAGGTGCAGCGTCTCAAAAAGCAGATACTGGAAACCAAATcttgtttgaaaaacaaaacgaaaGAGAACACTGCCGTACCTCTGGTCATCTGTGGAAACAAGTGCGACCGAGAGTTATACCGGGAGGTCAAGGATGAGGAGATAGAGCAACTGGTTGGTGGAGATGAGAACTGCGCCTACTTTGAGATCTCAGCCAAACGGAACGCAAATGTGGACCAGATGTTCAGCAAACTTTTCACCATGGCCAAGCTTCCCAGTGAAATGAGCCCGGACCGCCACCGGAAAGTCTCCGTGCAGTACTGTGACGTGCTGCACAGAAAGTCGTTCAGAAACAAGAAATTAAAAAACGGTGACGCATATGGCATTGTGGCCCCGTTCGCACGTCGGCCAAGCGTACAAAGTGACTTGATGTACATCAGAGAGAAAGCCGTCGGCGGGGCACAGAGCAAAGACAGGTGTGCTATCTGTTGA